A single genomic interval of Malania oleifera isolate guangnan ecotype guangnan chromosome 11, ASM2987363v1, whole genome shotgun sequence harbors:
- the LOC131168665 gene encoding uncharacterized protein LOC131168665 has protein sequence MRALALQSPLILGRDTGTTDRETEREMKFAVKAWSEGRARAGVLQLGSCPFAVETPALLLSTRKGLPVFLSPDLLPSLPSPDSQLLQLSPLHFLEGPSLKTISNIGGLHQMLGLSEYVLAAVPRDSIVCLPECDSTNKIGASFETTCGRRLVRPAEYMEMISSMKPNLWVTLADEVPGWVPEKRNKTSVDRTVRWLDECIMLSPAGGTIFGAIVGGSNVEERQRCAKEVVRRKVSGYWIGGFGLGESMDERPALLGAVIDNLPGEQPRQICGLELPEEVLQGVAAGIDLFDSTYIYHLTLGGFALIFPLERIEGELPNSQLSNVGSDHTKINLRAMVYRKDATPIVDSCSCYTCKNHTKAYINHLLNVHEMLAQILLEIHNTHHYLGFFRKIREAIKQGKFEQFRQAFIEHRRDHLAVATVCG, from the exons ATGCGAGCCCTAGCGCTCCAGTCTCCCCTCATCCTTGGACGAGACACAGGCACCACAGAccgagagacagagagagagatgAAGTTCGCAGTGAAAGCATGGAGCGAAGGGAGAGCTCGGGCAGGGGTACTTCAGTTGGGCAGTTGTCCCTTCGCAGTAGAGACCCCTGCCCTTCTCCTTTCAACCCGCAAAGGCTTGCCCGTTTTCCTTTCTCCTGACCTCCTTCCCTCTCTTCCTTCCCCAGATTCTCAACTCCTCCAACTAAGCCCCCTTCATTT CTTAGAAGGCCCTTCACTGAAAACGATATCAAATATTGGAGGACTTCACCAGATGCTTGGTTTGTCTGAGTATGTACTGGCAGCTGTCCCTAGGGACTCTATTGTATGTCTTCCTGAATGTGATAGCACTAACAAGATTGGAGCATCTTTTGAGACTACCTGTGGTCGTCGCTTG GTAAGGCCTGCAGAGTACATGGAAATGATTTCTTCCATGAAGCCGAACCTATGGGTCACTTTGGCTGATGAAGTGCCTGGATGGGTTCCTGAGAAGAGGAACAAGACCTCAGTGGATCGTACCGTGAGGTGGCTTGATGAGTGCATCATGTTAAGTCCA GCAGGTGGAACTATTTTTGGAGCCATTGTTGGAGGGTCCAATGTGGAAGAACGGCAACGTTGTGCAAAAGAAGTAGTGAGGCGAAAAGTATCAG GCTATTGGATTGGAGGTTTTGGGCTCGGAGAGAGCATGGATGAGCGCCCAGCTCTCCTTGGTGCTGTTATT GATAACTTACCAGGAGAACAGCCACGCCAGATTTGTGGTCTTGAACTTCCTG AGGAGGTCTTACAGGGCGTTGCTGCAGGCATTGATCTCTTTGACTCAAC GTATATTTATCATCTTACACTTGGGGGCTTTGCACTTATTTTTCCATTGGAAAGAATTGAGGGAGAACTTCCTAACTCTCAACTAAGTAATGTAGGAAGTGACCATACAAAGATTAATCTGAGAGCTATGGTTTACAG gaaAGATGCAACTCCAATCGTTGACAGCTGTAGCTGCTATACTTGTAAGAATCATACAAAAGCATATATCAATCATCTGCTCAATGTTCATGAAATGCTGGCCCAGATTCTTCTTGAAAT ACATAACACTCACCATTATCTGGGGTTCTTCCGCAAAATAAGAGAAGCAATCAAACAAGGGAAGTTTGAGCAATTTCGGCAGGCCTTCATTGAACATAGGCGTGATCATCTTGCTGTGGCTACTGTGTGTGGATGA